The Nocardia sp. NBC_00508 nucleotide sequence CTGGAACATGCACAGCTGCAGCAACATCGCGCGCGTCATGTCCCGCGCCTCACCGCGGTCGCCGTCCAGCGCGATGGTGGCGAAGCCCTTGACCGCGATCGCGGTCGGCAGGTCCGGCACGGTCGAATGGGCCCGCACGAAACGGCGCAACGAAACGGCGGCGATCGGCTCGAGTTCTTCGACCGGGCCGGTCTCCGGTGCGACCAATCGGGTGGCCAGGCGCTGCCCGCCGATGCCGATGCGGGCGTGGCAGAAGTCCTTGTCCCCCGCGCGGCGTTCCCACATCCGGCTGGTGCCGGCGAGCATCCAGATCAAGCCCGGCTCCGGATGGCTCCACTCGACGGAAGCCCGCTGCTGGCCCGCGGTCTCGTTGACGTCCTTACGGACCTGGTCGAGGTAGCGCAGATAGTCCTTGCGATCCTCGTTGGCCTCCGCGGCCTTCTGTCCCTTGCCACCGCCCTGGCCGGCGAACATGCCGACCATGGAGAACAGCATCATGATCGGGAACATCATGGTCATCGGATTGGACGCGATGCCGCCGCCCTGGGTGAAGAGCAGGGCCATCATGCCGACCATGCCGATCACCATCACGACCGGCATCAACTTCATCAACAGGTTTCCCGGTGTCACCCGGGGGATTTCGGGCGGCGGCTGCAGGGTGACCTCGCCGCCGGGCGTGCGAGGCATCTCGCGGCGCGCACGGCGCTGGAAGCGGACAGTGCTCATCGACGAGAATCCCCCTTCGGCACGCTGTGATTCGGCCTCAGTGTAGAGGTCACAGCGGACATGTCGTACAGTTCGACCAGCATTCTGCTTCCCGTACCGTGGGTTCGCAAGCTCGCCCTCGGTCGGCGGTGTCGCGGAATCACGAGGTAGAAGACCGAGTTGGGGGAAGCTTGACGCACGCGCGACTTGACCGTATCGACGAAGAATCCTCGCGCGGGATCGTCCGCGCTCCCGACCTCGCCCGGGTGACGATTCTGGCCAAGCACACCCAGGTGGATATGGCCATCCCGGTGGACGTGCCGGTCGCACTGGTGATTCCGAGCGTCGTCGACATGGTCGCCCAGCACAGCCGCACCAATGAGTTCGACAACGAGGGCGAGCGTTTCGAGCCCGCGGAATGGGTGCTCGCCCGGATCGGACATCCGCCGTTCTCCAATTCGCTGAGCCTCGGCGAGCACGGCGTCCGGGACGGCGAGCTGCTGATGCTGGAGAGCGCCTCGCACACCGCGCCGACGCCGCTGTTCGACGACATCATGTACAACGTCGCGATCGCCGACACCGACCACTACCGCAGCTGGACACCGAAAGTCGCGCGGATCACCGGCTCGGTGCTCGCCGCGGTCACCATGGTCGTCGGCTGCCTCGGCCTGCTGCTGTCCCCCGGCTCGCTGCCGATCGGGGTGGGCGGCTCGGTCGCGCTGTTGGTCGCGATCCTGCTCGTAGTGGCGGCGACGGTGCTGAGCAGAATGTACGGCGACACGCGCACCGCGTTGGTGCTCGGCGGCTGCGCTCTCCCGGCCGCGTTCAGCGCGGGCATGCTCTCTGTGCCGGATCACTATGACTGGGCGCACATTCTGCTCGGGTCGGTCTTGACGGGCGCGACGGCGATTCTGGCCTGGCGGGTGACCGGCGTCGGTCTCGCGTTGTTCATCGGCGCGGCCACCCTCGCGGCGTACGCGGTGCCCGCGGCGCTGGTCGGTCTGCTCACCGATCAGCCCGAGCGCGCGATCGGCGCGGGCGCGGCGGCACTCGGGCTCGGCGGCCTCTCGCTGGCGCCGCGGGTATCCATGCTGCTCGCGAAACTGCCGCTGCCGCCGGTCCCTTCGCCGGGCACCCCGATAGATCCGACCGAGGACGATCCGGACGATCACCGCGCGCTGCCGACCATGGACATACTGCGGGTGAAGTCGGAACGCGCCCGCATGTACCTCGCGGGCCTGGTCGCCGCGACCACGCTGATCACCGCCGGTGGCGCGCTGGCGGCCACCGACCCGACGACCGACGACCCGTACTGGCAGGGCATCGCGCTCGCGCTGGTCTGCGCGGCGGTGCTGATGTTCCGCAGCCGCACCTACGCCGGCGCGGAGCAGGCCGTCGTGCTCATCGCGGGCGGCTCGGCGATCGTGCTGATCATGTTGGTCGGCGCCGGATTCGCGATGGACCAGCCGCTCGCCGTATTCGGCGCGGCCATGGTCGCGCTGGTCGCGGCACTGATCCTCGGCATCATCGTCCCGAACCAGTCGGCCACGCCGCCGATGCGCCGCGGCGTCGAACTTCTCGAATACGCGTTCGTGGCGGCCGTGCTGCCCCTGGTGTTCTGGGTCACCGACCTCTACTCCCTCGTCCGCGGGCTGTGAAGCGCGTACTACGCACCGGCGCGGCCGCGGCGGTGCTGTCGCTGAGCGTGTCGTTCGGAGTGGGCACGGGCCAGGGCATCGCTTACGCCGATCGGCCGCCGCCGGTCGATCCTGGCCAACTGCCATCGGGTGATCCGGCTCGGCCGTTGGACAAAACCGAGCGCCCGGCCAATGCCTCCTGCTATTCCACCCAGCAGGGCGGCGACGGCCCCGCCGTTCCCATTCCGCAGCGATCGCTCAACCTGCCGCA carries:
- the eccD gene encoding type VII secretion integral membrane protein EccD translates to MTHARLDRIDEESSRGIVRAPDLARVTILAKHTQVDMAIPVDVPVALVIPSVVDMVAQHSRTNEFDNEGERFEPAEWVLARIGHPPFSNSLSLGEHGVRDGELLMLESASHTAPTPLFDDIMYNVAIADTDHYRSWTPKVARITGSVLAAVTMVVGCLGLLLSPGSLPIGVGGSVALLVAILLVVAATVLSRMYGDTRTALVLGGCALPAAFSAGMLSVPDHYDWAHILLGSVLTGATAILAWRVTGVGLALFIGAATLAAYAVPAALVGLLTDQPERAIGAGAAALGLGGLSLAPRVSMLLAKLPLPPVPSPGTPIDPTEDDPDDHRALPTMDILRVKSERARMYLAGLVAATTLITAGGALAATDPTTDDPYWQGIALALVCAAVLMFRSRTYAGAEQAVVLIAGGSAIVLIMLVGAGFAMDQPLAVFGAAMVALVAALILGIIVPNQSATPPMRRGVELLEYAFVAAVLPLVFWVTDLYSLVRGL